CAGGTTCACCTTGTCGCCGGGTTTTACTTTGCCCAGATTGGTATGCTCATAGGTGTACGGAATGATGGCCACAGAGAAGAAGTCTGCTCCAGACTCTACCACCGTCAAGCTGATGCCGTTGATGCAGATAGAGCCTTTCTCTACGGTTACATTGCCAGCCGCTTGTGGAAAATAGGTAAACCTGAACAGCCAGCTGCCCTGCTGGTCAATCACTTCTTTACAAACGCCAATCTGGTCCACGTGCCCCTGCACAATATGTCCGTCAAAGCGACTGTGCGCCAAGAGACAACGCTCCAGGTTCACCGTGTCCCCCACTTTCCAATCACCCAGGTTGGTGCGTGAAAGCGTCTCATCTATGGCCGTGACCGTGTAGGTATTGCCTTCAATGTTGACCACCGTTAAACACACGCCATTATGCGCCACGCTCTGGTCAATCTTCAATTCTTGGGTGAAAGGACACGTCAAGGTGAAATGCCGGTTGCTCTGGTCGTCTTGGATGGCAACCACCTGCCCCAATGCTTCTATTATGCCGGTGAACATATTTAAGATTTGAAAATGTGAAGATGAGGAGATTTGAAGATGGTCATTTCCAAATCTTCACATTTTCAAATCTCCAAATAAATTTACTTTCCTCTTCCCTGTACGATAATTTTGATGGTGTAGAGCATCACCCTGAAGTCCATGGCCAGGGACATGTTTTCAATGTAGAGGATGTCATATTTTAGGCGGCGCACCATTTCCTGCACGTTTTGGGCATACCCGAATTTAACCTGGCCCAAAGAAGTGATGCCGGGACGTACGCGTTGCAAGTGGCGGTAGTGAGGCGCTTCTTTTGTGATGAGGTCAATGAAGAATTGGCGCTCTGGGCGCGGCCCCACCAGGCTCATGTCGCCTTTTAGAACGTTGTAGAACTGAGGCAATTCATCTAATCTGATTTTTCGCATGAACCGGCCAAACTTGGTCACTCTGGGATCCAGGTCAGAAGAAAGGGCGGGTCCCATTTTTTCGGCGTCCAGGAACATACTCCTAAACTTGTAAATCTTGAAGGGCTTGCCGTGCCAGCCAATGCGCTCCTGGGCAAAGAACACCGGGCCCGGCGAGGAAAGTTTTACCAGCAAGGCCACGATGGCATACACCGGCAAAAAGCATATCAGAACTACCAATGAGACGCCTAAATCAATCACGCGCTTGAGAATTTGTTGCCAAACCGGCATGATCTCCTGCTTCACCTCTATCAAAGGCGTCCCGAACAAATGATTGACTTTCACAGAACCCAACAGAATCTGGTATACGTCTGGCAAAATACTAATCCGCACCATCTCTCCTTCCAGAGAACTCAGGATCTGCTCAATTAATTTATGCTCTGAAGGCTCAATGGCGATGACCACCTCTTCAATGTCATATTTCTGAATTAGGTCGGGCAGTTCATGGAAGCCGCCCAGACAGGTTACCTGCTCGGGAAAGGCGTGCCCGTTGGAGGCATCACTCTGCACGAAACCCACCACTTTCAAGCCCAAATGCCAGTTGTGGTACTGGAGTTCATTGTAAACTTCGCGGGCGTTGGTGCTGGAGCCTACCACCAGCGTGTTGAAATATATCTCGCCCTCGGCCACCAGCACTTTTAAATGCTTGAGCGCGATGAGCTTGAAGGTGGCGGCCACGAAGAAGTGAATGAGGAAGTAGGTGGCAATGGTCTTGTAGTATACCTCGCCCCTGGAAATGGCTGGGTCTTCCAGCAGAAACGCGATGAAGATAGCCACGCCGCCGCAGAAAGAGAAGGTGGCCAGATGAATCACCTCCTTGAACCTGGACTGCCTAAACACGTTGCGGTACCTGCCCAGCAGCGCGTACAGCACCACCCAAATAGAGCCTATGATAAAAGAGCGTTCCAGCAAAAACCAGGTAGATCCTTCTGCGGCATCTTGAAGGACATAGCTTCTGGAAAGGTAGAAGATGATCCAAGCCAGGAACGCCGCCAGAAAATCAGCAAAGACTAATTTGTACGTGTGCAGTGATCTGTTGAGGTGCATTCTGGAGTGGCGGCGGTTCGGGTTTTGAAGAATTATCAATAAGAACCCACAAAGCTAACAGCAAAAACGTATTAAAGAGTAGTAATTTTTGAAAGCGGGTTGCGGGTGTTTTACTAATTTAGCAATTCATAGGCGAAAAAAGCCTTGCTTCTGGTTTAAAAGTACACATGCATGTTGATGGATAGTTACCGGCACAAAGGAATGCGCAAGAGTCTGGTGCGCACCGTACAGGAAAAGGGAATTAAAGATCAACGCGTCTTGCAAGCCCTGGAACAAGTGCCACGCCATTACTTTTTTGAAAAGGCCTTTCTAGAACAAGCGTACCAGGACAAAGCCTTTCCTATTGGCGAGGGCCAGACCATTTCGCAGCCTTACACGGTGGCCTACCAGACCGAACTGCTCCAAGTCAACTCGAAAGACAAGGTGCTGGAGATTGGCACCGGTTCTGGCTATCAGTGCAGCATTCTGTTGCAACTCACGCCCCACGTGTACACCATTGAATACAATGAACCGCTGTACCACAAGGCGCAGAAACAGTTTGAGCTCATGGGTTTAAAACCGCATGCCTTTCTGGGAGACGGCTCTGAAGGACTTCCAAAGCACGCCCCTTTTAATAAGATACTGGTGACTGCCGGTGCTCCGGTCATCCCGAAGGCCTTAATCACCCAGCTCACCATTGGCGGCATGCTAGTGATTCCGGTAGGTGATGCAGACACCCAGAAGATGATGAGAATCACCCGCCTGGGGCCCGAGGACTTCACCAAAGAGGAGTTTGACAACTTTAAGTTTGTGCCTTTGCTGGGCAAGCAGGGCTGGCAGTAATCTTTCTTGTTTCTGGATTAAAATTACTGGGTGCCATTCAAGGCAGGCGCGTATCTTTGCGCCAGAATAAATAGCCTTTGTATGCGCAAGCAAAAATTTGTCAAAGAATCTTACGTACGCATGACCGAGCTGGTCCTGCCCAATGATACCAACACGCTGCACAACTTAATGGGTGGCCGCATGATGCACTGGATGGACATTGTCTCTGCCATTGCCGCGCAAAAACACTCCAACCGCATTGTAGTAACCGCCTCTGTAGACAACGTTTCGTTTAGAGAAAGCATCAGGCTGGGGAACGTGATCACGCTGGAGGCGCAGGTGACCAGAGCCTTCAGTTCTTCCATGGAAGTGCACATTACCGTGTGGGCCGAGGATATTCCTTCAGGCACCAAAGTAAAGTCAAACGAGGCTTATTTCACGTTTGTGGCAGTAGACCAGAGCGGCAATCCCATTGACGTGCCAGAAGCCGTGCCGGAAACCGATGACGAAAAAGAGAAATACGCCGGAGCCTTGCGTCGGCGCCAGCTGCGCCTGATCTTGGGTGGCCGCATGAAACCAGACGATGCTACAGAGTTGAAGTCACTCTTTGAGTTATAATTCGTTTTTGCCCTATCTCCTGTAAAACTGCCAAAAAACGCATGACTGGCCAACCCCTTGAACCCGCATTTCTGCAAGAGCTTTTTAAGCAGGACACCCTGTACCTGGTACAGGAAGAATCTACTATGGAAGTAGCGCCGCAGGTGGTGGTAGACGTACCGGTAGCTCCAACAACTTCGCAAAAGGCTGCCTCCACTCCTGCCATGCCAAAGGTAGAACCCGCAACCGCTGCTCCTGCTCCTGTGGCGACGCCAGCAGAAATGGCATGGTTTGGCGAGGCTGTGAAAGGGACTTATTTGTTGGTTGCCGTTTCACCGGAAGAGTTTGCCCAACTACCGCAGCATTTGTTCTTAAGTAAAGTATTGGCAGCCGTAGGCTTGGCCACCAACCAGGTAAAGTTTGGCAACTTCCTGACGGAAAATATTCAGAATATAAAAAACCTGGCCAAGGAGCAGCAGGCCAAGCAGATTCTATTATTTGGCGAAACTCTGCCCGTAGAAAACCTCCTGAAGCTGGAAGCCTACAAAATGTACAAGGCCGAGGAAACCCGTTTTGTGCGCGTTGATAGTCTGACCCAGATTGAAACCAACACCGAGTTGAAAAAGAAACTCTGGGACGTGTTGCAGAAAATATTCCTGCAATAGTAGATAGGCTTAAATTACAAAACACAAGACAAATGACTTTAGATTTGTTCTACCGGTAATCCAGCATCTTTAACAGGTGAAAAGTAATGAAAAAGCCCCTGATGAATATTCATCAGGGGCTTTTCGTTGAGGTGGTTTTTGGCTTGTTTTCAGGAA
The nucleotide sequence above comes from Nibribacter ruber. Encoded proteins:
- a CDS encoding riboflavin synthase, which codes for MFTGIIEALGQVVAIQDDQSNRHFTLTCPFTQELKIDQSVAHNGVCLTVVNIEGNTYTVTAIDETLSRTNLGDWKVGDTVNLERCLLAHSRFDGHIVQGHVDQIGVCKEVIDQQGSWLFRFTYFPQAAGNVTVEKGSICINGISLTVVESGADFFSVAIIPYTYEHTNLGKVKPGDKVNLEFDIIGKYVARLLQK
- a CDS encoding sugar transferase encodes the protein MHLNRSLHTYKLVFADFLAAFLAWIIFYLSRSYVLQDAAEGSTWFLLERSFIIGSIWVVLYALLGRYRNVFRQSRFKEVIHLATFSFCGGVAIFIAFLLEDPAISRGEVYYKTIATYFLIHFFVAATFKLIALKHLKVLVAEGEIYFNTLVVGSSTNAREVYNELQYHNWHLGLKVVGFVQSDASNGHAFPEQVTCLGGFHELPDLIQKYDIEEVVIAIEPSEHKLIEQILSSLEGEMVRISILPDVYQILLGSVKVNHLFGTPLIEVKQEIMPVWQQILKRVIDLGVSLVVLICFLPVYAIVALLVKLSSPGPVFFAQERIGWHGKPFKIYKFRSMFLDAEKMGPALSSDLDPRVTKFGRFMRKIRLDELPQFYNVLKGDMSLVGPRPERQFFIDLITKEAPHYRHLQRVRPGITSLGQVKFGYAQNVQEMVRRLKYDILYIENMSLAMDFRVMLYTIKIIVQGRGK
- a CDS encoding protein-L-isoaspartate(D-aspartate) O-methyltransferase, with the protein product MLMDSYRHKGMRKSLVRTVQEKGIKDQRVLQALEQVPRHYFFEKAFLEQAYQDKAFPIGEGQTISQPYTVAYQTELLQVNSKDKVLEIGTGSGYQCSILLQLTPHVYTIEYNEPLYHKAQKQFELMGLKPHAFLGDGSEGLPKHAPFNKILVTAGAPVIPKALITQLTIGGMLVIPVGDADTQKMMRITRLGPEDFTKEEFDNFKFVPLLGKQGWQ
- a CDS encoding acyl-CoA thioesterase, coding for MRKQKFVKESYVRMTELVLPNDTNTLHNLMGGRMMHWMDIVSAIAAQKHSNRIVVTASVDNVSFRESIRLGNVITLEAQVTRAFSSSMEVHITVWAEDIPSGTKVKSNEAYFTFVAVDQSGNPIDVPEAVPETDDEKEKYAGALRRRQLRLILGGRMKPDDATELKSLFEL